One genomic region from Clarias gariepinus isolate MV-2021 ecotype Netherlands chromosome 20, CGAR_prim_01v2, whole genome shotgun sequence encodes:
- the uchl1 gene encoding ubiquitin carboxyl-terminal hydrolase isozyme L1 codes for MLLFPLTQQHEEFRSKQSVDPCKDVYFLSQTIVNSCGSVGLLHAVANNRDQLSFEGDSALKKFLEETSGMSPDERAKQLEQNKAIQTAHDEVAAEGQCRPEADKVNFHFITFVNVNGQLHELDGRLKGPVNHGATKPDSFVMDAAKVCRGFTEREKGEVRFSAVALCKA; via the exons ATGCTCCTCTTCCCCTTGACACAAcag cATGAGGAGTTTCGCTCCAAGCAGTCGGTTGACCCATGCAAGGACGTCTACTTTCTGAGTCAGACGATCGTAAACTCCTGTGGGTCTGTCGGATTGCTGCATGCCGTGGCCAACAATCGGGATCAACTCAGTTTTG AAGGTGATTCTGCCTTGAAGAAATTTCTAGAAGAAACTTCTGGAATGTCCCCTGATGAACGTGCTAAACAGCTGGAGCAAAATAAG GCAATCCAGACAGCTCATGATGAAGTTGCAGCTGAGGGGCAGTGTCGT CCTGAAGCCGACAAGGTTAACTTTCACTTCATCACCTTTGTCAACGTAAACGGTCAGCTTCATGAACTTG ATGGCAGACTGAAAGGACCTGTAAACCATGGTGCAACAAAACCAGACAGCTTTGTCAtg GATGCTGCAAAGGTGTGTCGTGGATTTACAGAGCGAGAGAAAGGGGAGGTGCGATTCTCTGCTGTGGCTCTTTGTAAGGCCTGA